In the genome of Raphanus sativus cultivar WK10039 chromosome 4, ASM80110v3, whole genome shotgun sequence, one region contains:
- the LOC108810017 gene encoding putative callose synthase 6, with amino-acid sequence MASNDEHHEAFLERAKALTDLEFTYVNSCQVYGNQKKSVISTTEVATQIFCRSCLKYLSLRVAHVLVDEKGETADAKSPRVFYSFFSKEAKSLMRYKKLACSAVCQGW; translated from the exons ATGGCATCCAATGATGAGCATCATGAGGCTTTCCTGGAACGTGCTAAGGCCCTAACAGATCTCGAGTTCACTTATGTTAATTCTTGTCAGGTCTATGGAAACCAGAAAAAGTCTGTGATATCCACAACAGAAGTTGCAACACAAATATTCTGCAGATCATGTCTGAA GTATCTATCACTGCGGGTTGCTCATGTACTTGTAGACGAGAAGGGAGAGACAGCAGATGCTAAATCTCCTAGGGTCTTCTACTCTTTCTTCTCAAAGGAGGCAAAAAGTTTGATGAGGTACAAGAAACTTGCATGTTCCGCAGTGTGTCAGGGTTGGTAA
- the LOC108813782 gene encoding glyoxysomal fatty acid beta-oxidation multifunctional protein MFP-a — translation MTSRTKGKTTMEVGGDGVAVVTIINPPVNSLSFDVLDNLKSNYEEALSRNDVKAIVITGAKGKFSGGFDISGFGEVQKGTRKEPKVGYLSIDILTDLFEAARKPSVAAIDGLALGGGLELAMACHARISTPGTQLGLPELQLGVIPGFGGTQRLPRLVGLTKALEMISTSKPVKAEEGHSLGLVDTVVPPAELLNAARRWALDIAERRKPWVCSVSKTDKLPPLGEAREILNFAKEQTRKQAPNLKHPLMCLEAIEVGIVSGPRAGLEKEAQVGSQVVNLDTTKSLIHVFFSQRGTTKVPGVTDRGLVPRKIKKVAIIGGGLMGSGIATALILSNYTVILKEVDDKFLEAGIGRVKANLQSRVKKGRMSQEKFEKTMSLLKGSLDYESFRDVDMVIEAVIENISLKQQIFAELEKYCPQHCILASNTSTIDLNKIGERTKSQDRIIGAHFFSPAHVMPLLEIVRTNHTSPQVIVDLLDVGKKIKKTPVVVGNCTGFAVNRMMFFPYTQAAMFLAERGTDPYLIDRAVSKFGMPMGPFRLCDLIGFGVAVATATQFVENFPERTYKSMIIPLMQEDKRAGEATRKGFYLYDDKRKAKPDPEIKKYIEKARSVSGVNIDSKLEKLSEKEIIEMTLFPVVNEACRVFEEGIAVKAADLDIAGIMGMGFPPYRGGIMFWADSIGSKYIHSKLDEWSKTYGDFFMPCAFLAERGSKGAPLSAPLEQARSRL, via the exons ATGACTTCACGAACGAAGGGAAAGACTACGATGGAAGTTGGCGGCGATGGCGTTGCCGTCGTAACAATCATCAACCCTCCCGTCAACTCGCTATCGTTCGACG TGCTAGACAACCTCAAAAGTAACTACGAGGAAGCATTGAGCAGAAACGATGTTAAAGCTATTGTTATTACTG GTGCAAAGGGGAAGTTCTCTGGTGGATTTGATATATCTGGTTTTGGTGAAGTTCAGAAAGGGACTA GGAAAGAGCCAAAGGTTGGATACTTATCAATTGACATCCTAACCGATTTGTTTGAAG CTGCAAGGAAACCTTCTGTCGCTGCCATTGATGGGCTTGCCTTGGGAGGAGGGTTAGAACTTGCCATG GCTTGCCATGCGAGGATATCAACTCCTGGTACACAGTTAGGTCTGCCCGAGCTGCAACTCGGTGTTATTCCTGGGTTTGGAG GCACACAACGTCTTCCACGTCTTGTTGGTCTCACAAAAGCCCTTGAAATGATTTCG ACATCTAAGCCGGTCAAAGCCGAGGAAGGTCATTCATTAGGTCTTGTTGACACCGTCGTGCCACCTGCCGAGTTACTAAACGCTGCTCGTCGCTGGGCACTTGACATAGCCGAGAGGAGAAAACCGTGGGTTTGTAGTGTTTCAAAGACTGATAAGTTACCTCCTCTTGGAGAGGCAAGGGAAATACTAAACTTTGCAAAGGAGCAGACACGCAAGCAAGCCCCCAACCTGAAACACCCCTTAATGTGCCTCGAGGCTATTGAAGTGGGTATTGTTTCTGGTCCGAGGGCTGGTTTAGAAAAG GAGGCTCAAGTGGGCTCGCAAGTGGTCAACCTGGATACCACCAAAAGCTTGATTCATGTCTTCTTTTCTCAGCGAGGAACCACAAAG GTTCCTGGAGTTACTGATCGTGGGTTGGTGCCAAGGAAGATTAAAAAGGTAGCCATTATCGGAGGAGGGTTGATGGGATCTGGAATAGCCACTGCATTGATCCTCAGTAACTACACAGTGATTCTTAAGGAGGTAGACGACAAGTTCCTGGAGGCTGGAATTGGCAGGGTCAAAG CTAATCTTCAGAGCCGTGTAAAGAAAGGAAGGATGTCTCAGGAAAAATTTGAGAAAACAATGTCACTCCTTAAGGGATCTCTTGACTATGAAAGCTTTAGGGATGTGGACATGGTCATCGAG GCTGTCATTGAGAATATATCTTTGAAGCAGCAAATATTCGCTGAGCTAGAGAAGTACTGTCCTCAACATTGTATCCTTGCTAGCAACACATCTACCATTGATTTGAACAAAATCGGGGAGCGGACCAAGTCTCAGGATCGGATTATCGGAGCACATTTTTTCAG TCCAGCACATGTCATGCCACTGCTTGAAATAGTTCGGACCAATCATACCTCTCCTCAAGTAATTGTTGACTTGTTAGATGTTGGGAAGAAGATTAAGAAAACGCCAGTGGTGGTTGGAAACTGCACGGGGTTTGCAGTTAATAGGATGATGTTCTTCCCATACACACAGGCAGCTATGTTCCTTGCTGAGCGTGGAACAGATCCGTATCTAATCGACAGAGCAGTCAGCAAGTTTGGTATGCCGATGGGTCCCTTCAG ATTGTGCGACCTGATTGGATTCGGTGTGGCGGTTGCAACCGCAACACAGTTCGTCGAGAACTTCCCGGAGCGGACATACAAATCAATGATCATCCCACTCATGCAGGAGGACAAGAGAGCTG GTGAAGCCACACGTAAAGGTTTCTATCTTTATGATGATAAGCGCAAGGCTAAACCTGATCCtgaaataaagaaatatatcgAAAAGGCAAGGAGCGTGTCAGGAGTGAACATTGACTCTAAG TTGGAGAAACTGTCTGAAAAGGAAATTATCGAGATGACGTTGTTCCCTGTAGTGAACGAGGCGTGTAGAGTTTTTGAAGAAGGTATTGCTGTCAAAGCAGCAGACCTTGACATCGCTGGTATAATGGGAATGGGGTTTCCACCTTACAG AGGAGGAATCATGTTCTGGGCTGATTCCATTGGATCAAAATACATTCACTCAAAGCTAGATGAGTGGTCCAAGACTTATGGTGATTTCTTTATGCCTTGTGCTTTCTTGGCTGAAAGGGGATCTAAAGGAGCTCCTCTG AGCGCCCCCTTGGAACAAGCCAGATCGCGATTGTAA